From Deltaproteobacteria bacterium, one genomic window encodes:
- the rarD gene encoding EamA family transporter RarD: MNRGHWYAIGAYGLWGLFPIYWKWLHHVPAVQILCHRIFWSFLSLSVLVLLSRQGMLFTRAILRPRVWSVYIPAAGLITINWLTYVWAVNAGFVVETSLGYFINPLLSVLLGVIFLREQLRPWQWVSVGLAALGILYLTFSHGSLPWIALTLAFSWATYGLIKKVAPLGSLHGLTLETGILLLPVLIYLTYADRVGQGVFLHSGPATDLLLIAGGPVTTIPLWLFASAVRRIPLSVAGILQYIAPTIQFLIGVLVFQEAFSVARFIGFGLVWTGLILFGLEGYLMHRTLRRSGLH; this comes from the coding sequence ATGAACAGAGGACATTGGTACGCGATAGGAGCTTACGGTCTGTGGGGCCTTTTCCCTATTTATTGGAAATGGCTTCATCACGTCCCGGCAGTTCAGATTCTCTGCCATCGCATCTTCTGGTCTTTCCTTTCGTTATCCGTCCTGGTCCTGCTGTCACGGCAAGGGATGCTTTTTACCAGGGCTATTTTGCGGCCTCGGGTATGGTCTGTGTACATCCCGGCGGCGGGATTGATCACGATCAACTGGCTTACTTACGTCTGGGCGGTCAATGCCGGTTTTGTCGTCGAGACCAGCCTCGGCTACTTCATCAATCCCCTGCTCAGCGTATTGCTGGGAGTTATTTTCCTGCGTGAACAGCTTCGACCCTGGCAATGGGTCTCTGTCGGGTTGGCCGCCCTGGGCATCCTCTATTTGACCTTCTCCCATGGCTCCCTGCCCTGGATCGCCCTGACCCTGGCCTTTTCCTGGGCCACCTATGGGCTGATCAAAAAGGTCGCCCCCCTTGGGTCCCTTCACGGATTGACCCTGGAAACAGGCATCCTGCTTTTGCCGGTGCTTATCTACCTGACCTATGCCGACCGGGTCGGCCAAGGGGTCTTTCTGCATAGCGGCCCGGCCACCGATCTTCTGCTGATTGCCGGCGGACCGGTCACCACCATTCCCTTGTGGTTGTTTGCATCGGCTGTTCGGCGCATCCCGCTTTCTGTGGCCGGCATTCTGCAATACATTGCCCCGACGATACAATTCCTGATCGGCGTCCTGGTCTTCCAGGAGGCGTTTAGCGTTGCCCGGTTCATCGGCTTCGGACTGGTTTGGACAGGTCTTATCCTGTTTGGACTGGAAGGTTATCTGATGCATCGCACCCTTCGGAGATCTGGCCTTCATTAG